In the genome of Zobellia nedashkovskayae, the window GAAGTCATTAAAAACTACGGAAAAGATGAAACTATACATGGATGAAACATGGACACTTAGTTTAAAAATTAGTTGTGTCTAACTCTTGGATTAGAAGGTTTTTGATTAATTTTTATTTGTAAGTAATTGAAAAATTGAAAGAGATACTGTTATTGTTTTAGAGCATAAACAGTATCGCATATTTTGTACAATATGATTAGCTTTCAAATCGTTATCTAGTTTCTTTTATTAACAGATAAATTAAACAGATTCGTAATATGTCCCATCTAAACATTTTCAAAAATTTTATCCTTGCTATTTTAGTTTTTGTTTTTGCTATTTCTTGTAGTAAAGACAATGCAGATCAGAACTCAATCGTAGTGGATGAAGAAACTACTACAGAAAATACTATAACCGAAGAAACTGAAGAAGACGAGAATACAGAGGAAGAAGAGGAGGTTGTAGAAGAGGAGGAAGAGATAATAGAAGGTCCTCAAGACGACCCTTATGATGAAAGTGCTTTTATAATTACATGGGAAGCTGCTTATGATCAAGATTATATCTGGATCAGAACAAATCCGGAGGTAAATACTCCTTATAACTTTACAGTAAACTGGGGTGATGGAACCATAGACACCGGATTAAGTGAGAATACTATTCATGAATATGCTAAAGAGGGCGTATATACCGTTCAAATAACCGGTGATTTTCCAGCTATTTATAACGACTCACCATATGCCAATACTAAATTGTTGACTGTGGAAAATTGGGGGGATATTAAATGGGAGAGTATGAACCGTGCATTTCAAAATTGCACGAATATTGTTTTTAATGCTACCGATGTGCCGGATTTATCTAGAGTAACAGATATGTATGCAATGTTCGCCAGTGCTACGTTTTTTAATAGCGAACTTAAGGATTGGGATGTAAGCAATGTTACGAATATGGGCTACATGTTTTACGAAGCAAATAATTTTAATCAAGACATTTCTACATGGGATGTAAGTAATGTAACCAGTATGAAATCCATGTTCTTAAAGGATAAAGCTTTCAATCAAGATATTTCTTCTTGGGATGTAAGTCAGGTAGCAGATATGTATTTTATGTTCTATGGTGCACATATTTTCAATAGTGATTTAAGTGCGTGGAACGTAAGTAACGTAACGGATATGGACAGTATGTTTTTCAACGCTGAAGTTTTTAATCAAGATATATCTGAATGGGATGTAAGTAAAGTGACTAATATGGAGAATATGTTTAACGACGCTTTATTATTTAGTCAAAACTTATCTGGTTGGGCTA includes:
- a CDS encoding BspA family leucine-rich repeat surface protein → MSHLNIFKNFILAILVFVFAISCSKDNADQNSIVVDEETTTENTITEETEEDENTEEEEEVVEEEEEIIEGPQDDPYDESAFIITWEAAYDQDYIWIRTNPEVNTPYNFTVNWGDGTIDTGLSENTIHEYAKEGVYTVQITGDFPAIYNDSPYANTKLLTVENWGDIKWESMNRAFQNCTNIVFNATDVPDLSRVTDMYAMFASATFFNSELKDWDVSNVTNMGYMFYEANNFNQDISTWDVSNVTSMKSMFLKDKAFNQDISSWDVSQVADMYFMFYGAHIFNSDLSAWNVSNVTDMDSMFFNAEVFNQDISEWDVSKVTNMENMFNDALLFSQNLSGWATENVTECNSFWSDSSLAESQLPTAGTCFGG